Proteins from a single region of Pseudomonas fulva:
- the ubiA gene encoding 4-hydroxybenzoate octaprenyltransferase encodes MYIRLLQSLNRLHPRTWDFLQLTRMDKPIGIYLLLWPTLWALWIAAEGVPSIKNLLIFVTGVVLMRAAGCVINDYADRHFDGHVSRTKARPLASGKVTAREALILFAVLVALSFALVLLTNATTVWLSFGALAVAALYPFMKRYTYYPQVVLGTAFSWGMPMAFTAETGELPAAAWLLLLANVIWTVAYDTYYAMADREDDLKIGVKSTAILFGDADRVIILGLQGLALLCLLLAGARFELGLYFHLGLLVAAGCFAWEFRTTRQREPLICFRAFLHNHWAGLAIFLGIVLDYAMR; translated from the coding sequence ATGTACATCCGTCTGCTGCAATCGCTCAATCGCCTGCACCCACGCACCTGGGATTTCCTGCAGTTGACGCGCATGGACAAACCCATCGGCATCTACCTGCTGCTGTGGCCGACGCTGTGGGCGCTGTGGATCGCCGCCGAAGGCGTGCCAAGCATCAAGAATCTGCTGATCTTCGTGACCGGCGTGGTGCTGATGCGCGCCGCCGGCTGCGTGATCAACGATTACGCCGATCGCCATTTCGACGGCCACGTCAGCCGCACCAAGGCCCGCCCGCTGGCCAGCGGCAAGGTCACCGCGCGCGAAGCGCTGATCCTCTTCGCCGTGCTGGTGGCCCTCAGTTTCGCCCTGGTGCTGCTGACCAACGCCACCACCGTATGGCTGTCGTTCGGCGCCCTGGCCGTGGCGGCGCTGTATCCGTTCATGAAGCGCTACACCTATTACCCCCAGGTGGTGCTCGGCACCGCGTTCTCCTGGGGCATGCCGATGGCCTTCACCGCCGAGACCGGCGAGCTGCCGGCGGCGGCCTGGCTGCTGCTGCTGGCCAACGTGATATGGACCGTGGCCTACGACACCTACTACGCCATGGCCGACCGCGAGGACGACCTGAAGATCGGCGTGAAATCCACCGCGATCCTGTTCGGCGATGCCGACCGGGTGATCATTCTCGGCCTGCAGGGCCTGGCCCTGCTGTGCCTGCTGCTGGCTGGCGCGCGCTTCGAGCTGGGCCTTTACTTCCATCTAGGCCTGCTGGTGGCCGCCGGCTGCTTCGCCTGGGAATTTCGCACTACCCGCCAGCGCGAGCCGCTGATCTGCTTCCGGGCCTTTCTGCACAACCACTGGGCGGGCCTGGCGATCTTCCTCGGCATCGTGCTGGATTACGCCATGCGCTGA
- a CDS encoding chorismate--pyruvate lyase family protein, translating into MPRPAFQTPTWLTRDLLPSVPSANVCDWLFNEQSLTRRLTELSAGGFSVTPLREGWLLLRDDECAALGVPPGSLGWVREVYLRGNGQPWVFARSVAARQALDGSGLDLQQLGSRSLGELLFSDQAFARGELQVCRYPGAWLPAEARQDGLWARRSCFRRGPLAVLVAEVFLPDFWPAASR; encoded by the coding sequence GTGCCCCGTCCTGCCTTCCAGACACCCACCTGGCTCACCCGCGACCTGCTACCCAGCGTGCCCTCGGCCAACGTTTGCGACTGGCTGTTCAACGAACAATCCCTCACCCGGCGGTTGACCGAACTGTCGGCGGGCGGTTTCAGCGTCACGCCGCTGCGCGAAGGTTGGCTGCTGCTGCGTGACGACGAGTGCGCGGCGCTGGGCGTGCCGCCGGGCAGCCTTGGCTGGGTGCGCGAGGTCTACCTGCGCGGCAATGGCCAGCCCTGGGTGTTCGCCCGCAGTGTGGCCGCCCGCCAGGCGCTGGACGGCTCGGGCCTGGATCTTCAGCAACTGGGCAGCCGCTCCCTGGGTGAGCTGTTGTTCAGTGACCAGGCCTTCGCCCGCGGCGAACTGCAGGTCTGCCGCTACCCTGGTGCCTGGCTGCCGGCAGAAGCCCGGCAGGACGGTTTGTGGGCCCGCCGCTCGTGCTTTCGTCGCGGCCCGCTGGCCGTGCTGGTCGCCGAGGTCTTCCTGCCCGACTTCTGGCCCGCGGCGAGCCGCTGA
- a CDS encoding rubredoxin — translation MKKWQCVVCGLIYDEREGWPDDGIVPGTRWEDVPEDWLCPDCGVGKMDFEMIEIN, via the coding sequence ATGAAGAAGTGGCAATGTGTGGTCTGCGGACTGATCTATGACGAGCGCGAGGGCTGGCCGGATGACGGCATCGTGCCGGGCACCCGCTGGGAAGATGTGCCCGAGGATTGGCTGTGCCCCGACTGTGGCGTGGGCAAGATGGACTTCGAGATGATCGAAATCAACTGA
- a CDS encoding FAD-dependent oxidoreductase, with translation MSDPVVIIGTGLAGYNLAREFRKLDSETPLLLITADDGRSYSKPMLSTGFGKNKDADGLCMAEPGAMAEQLNAQVWTHTRVTGIDAGHRRLWIGEEAVAYRDLVLAWGAEVLAVPIEGDAADQLFTVNDLQGYGRFRQAVEGKRKVLILGAGLIGCEFANDLSLGGYEVDLVAPCEQLMPALLPAEAAAAVQGGLEALGVRFHLGPVVSRLQHAASGLEAHLSDGRTIACDAVISAVGLRPRTDLAAAAGLAVNRGVVVDRLLRTSHEHIHALGDCAEVDGLNLLYVMPLMACARALARTLAGTPSEVAYGAMPVTVKTPACPLVVSPPPRGSAGRWTVEGSGADIRALCHDASGALLGYALTGTAVQERLALNRQLPALLA, from the coding sequence ATGAGTGATCCCGTCGTCATCATCGGCACTGGCCTGGCCGGCTACAACCTGGCCCGCGAGTTTCGCAAGCTGGACAGCGAAACGCCGTTGCTGCTGATTACCGCCGACGACGGACGCTCGTATTCCAAGCCGATGCTGTCCACCGGCTTCGGCAAGAACAAGGATGCCGATGGGCTGTGCATGGCCGAGCCGGGCGCCATGGCCGAGCAGCTGAATGCGCAGGTGTGGACCCACACCCGGGTCACCGGTATCGATGCCGGTCACCGCCGCCTGTGGATCGGCGAGGAGGCGGTGGCCTATCGCGACCTGGTGCTGGCCTGGGGCGCCGAGGTGCTTGCCGTGCCCATCGAGGGCGACGCCGCTGACCAGTTGTTCACGGTCAACGATCTGCAGGGCTACGGGCGGTTTCGCCAGGCCGTCGAGGGCAAGCGCAAGGTGCTGATTCTCGGTGCCGGGCTGATTGGCTGCGAGTTCGCCAACGATCTGTCCCTGGGCGGCTATGAAGTCGATCTGGTGGCGCCCTGCGAACAACTGATGCCGGCCTTGCTGCCGGCCGAAGCCGCCGCAGCGGTACAAGGCGGTCTCGAAGCGCTGGGCGTGCGCTTTCACCTCGGCCCGGTGGTCAGTCGCCTGCAGCACGCGGCCAGTGGGCTCGAGGCGCATTTGTCCGATGGCCGCACGATTGCCTGCGATGCGGTGATCTCCGCCGTCGGCCTGCGCCCGCGTACCGACCTTGCCGCCGCCGCGGGCCTGGCGGTGAACCGTGGCGTGGTGGTCGACCGTCTGCTGCGTACCTCCCACGAACATATCCACGCCCTGGGCGATTGCGCCGAGGTCGACGGCCTCAACCTGCTCTACGTGATGCCGCTGATGGCCTGCGCCCGGGCGCTGGCCAGGACCCTGGCCGGCACGCCGAGCGAGGTGGCCTACGGCGCCATGCCGGTTACCGTGAAGACCCCGGCCTGCCCACTGGTGGTGTCACCGCCGCCGCGGGGCAGCGCAGGGCGCTGGACGGTCGAAGGCAGCGGCGCCGATATCCGCGCCCTGTGCCACGACGCCTCGGGTGCGCTGCTGGGCTACGCACTGACCGGCACCGCCGTGCAGGAGCGCCTGGCGCTGAATCGCCAACTGCCGGCCCTGCTGGCGTAG
- a CDS encoding HU family DNA-binding protein, which translates to MRKPELAAAIAEKADLTKDQANRVLNAVLEEITGALNRKDSVTLVGFGTFVQRHRGARTGKNPQTGQPVKIKASNTVAFKPGKALKDSIN; encoded by the coding sequence ATGCGTAAACCGGAACTCGCCGCTGCAATCGCGGAAAAAGCTGATCTGACCAAGGATCAGGCCAATCGTGTACTCAACGCCGTTCTCGAAGAAATCACCGGGGCACTGAACCGCAAGGACAGCGTCACGCTGGTCGGCTTCGGCACCTTCGTGCAGCGCCACCGCGGCGCCCGTACCGGCAAGAACCCGCAGACCGGGCAGCCAGTGAAGATCAAGGCCAGCAATACCGTCGCCTTCAAGCCGGGCAAGGCCCTCAAGGACTCGATCAACTGA
- a CDS encoding helicase produces the protein MKFRFLLWMLGRLMAKASRDNPAFRQQLEGRDLVFQLHTLDGKIARHFIVDNQRITSKRGAASAPAFAIGFKDAAYGYATLTAQNKQLAFMQGIQNKDIQIQGNPALVIWFQGLTKYLRPRKRSADRKAA, from the coding sequence ATGAAATTTCGTTTTCTTCTGTGGATGCTGGGCCGGCTGATGGCCAAGGCCAGCCGTGACAACCCGGCGTTCCGCCAGCAGCTCGAAGGCCGTGATCTGGTATTCCAGCTGCACACTCTGGACGGCAAGATCGCCCGGCATTTCATCGTCGACAACCAGCGCATCACCAGCAAGCGCGGCGCCGCCAGCGCGCCGGCCTTTGCCATCGGTTTCAAGGATGCTGCCTACGGCTATGCCACGCTGACCGCCCAGAACAAGCAGCTGGCGTTCATGCAGGGTATCCAGAACAAGGACATCCAGATTCAGGGCAACCCGGCCCTGGTCATCTGGTTCCAGGGCCTGACCAAGTACCTGCGGCCCAGGAAGCGCTCGGCCGACCGGAAGGCGGCCTGA
- a CDS encoding aminoacyl-tRNA deacylase and HDOD domain-containing protein, whose product MTELAIADTSPQPPHVIRQLLEKLGVTYQARHDQPGIPAAQRVQTVLLEDAVGALLVLFAQNQLLDLNRLAELTGRKLTAVKPERLARMLGKHDLAVLPGIPALTSSPCLYDERLLEVPSLYIQSGQQGVLLEIGTEAFKGLLGKASAARFGEPASKVRPNFSRPEDDRQEISQAVQAFTARRIQQRLEETIEIPPLAETAQKIIKLRVDPNATVDDITGVVETDPALAAQVVSWAASPYYAAPGKIRSVEDAIVRVLGFDLVVNLALGLALGKTLSLPKDQPQQATPYWQQAIYTAAVIEGLTRAMPRAQRPEVGLTYLAGLLHNFGNLVLAHVFPPHFSLICRHLEVNPHLPHSYIEQHLLGISREQIGSWLMRYWDMPEELAVGLRFQHDPTYAGNHATYPNLVYLAVSLLHNRGIGNGPAREIPASLLDNLGITREKAEEALNKVLAAEVALRDLATQFGSPH is encoded by the coding sequence ATGACTGAACTAGCCATCGCCGACACCTCCCCCCAACCGCCTCATGTAATCCGTCAGCTGCTGGAGAAACTCGGTGTGACTTATCAGGCTCGCCACGACCAACCCGGCATCCCGGCTGCCCAGCGCGTGCAGACCGTGCTGCTCGAGGACGCCGTGGGCGCCCTGCTGGTGCTGTTTGCGCAGAATCAGCTGCTCGATCTCAACCGGCTGGCCGAGCTGACCGGCCGCAAGCTGACGGCCGTCAAGCCCGAGCGCCTGGCCCGCATGCTGGGCAAGCATGACCTGGCTGTGTTGCCGGGCATTCCGGCCCTGACCAGCTCGCCCTGCCTGTACGACGAGCGCCTGCTCGAGGTGCCGAGCCTGTACATCCAGTCCGGCCAGCAGGGCGTGCTCCTGGAGATCGGCACCGAAGCCTTCAAGGGCCTGCTCGGCAAGGCCAGCGCGGCGCGTTTCGGCGAGCCGGCGAGCAAGGTGCGCCCCAACTTCAGCCGCCCCGAAGACGATCGCCAGGAGATTAGCCAGGCGGTGCAGGCGTTCACTGCACGCCGCATCCAGCAGCGCCTGGAAGAAACCATCGAGATTCCACCGCTGGCCGAGACGGCGCAGAAGATCATCAAGCTGCGGGTCGACCCCAATGCCACGGTCGACGACATCACCGGCGTGGTGGAGACCGATCCGGCGCTGGCCGCCCAGGTGGTCAGCTGGGCGGCTTCGCCCTACTACGCGGCGCCGGGCAAGATCCGCTCGGTCGAAGATGCCATCGTGCGTGTGCTGGGCTTCGATCTGGTGGTCAACCTGGCACTGGGCCTGGCCCTGGGCAAGACCCTCAGCCTGCCCAAGGACCAGCCGCAGCAAGCCACGCCCTATTGGCAGCAGGCAATCTACACCGCCGCCGTCATCGAAGGGCTGACCCGTGCCATGCCCCGGGCGCAACGCCCGGAAGTCGGCCTGACCTACCTGGCCGGCCTGCTGCACAATTTCGGCAACCTGGTGCTGGCCCACGTCTTCCCGCCGCACTTCTCGCTGATCTGCCGGCACCTGGAGGTCAACCCGCACCTGCCGCACAGCTACATCGAGCAGCACCTGCTGGGCATCAGCCGCGAGCAGATCGGCTCCTGGTTGATGCGCTACTGGGACATGCCCGAGGAACTGGCAGTCGGCCTGCGCTTCCAGCATGACCCCACCTACGCCGGCAACCATGCCACCTACCCGAACCTCGTCTACCTGGCAGTCAGCCTGCTGCACAACCGCGGTATCGGTAACGGCCCCGCGCGCGAGATTCCGGCCAGCCTGCTGGACAACCTGGGCATCACCCGGGAGAAGGCCGAGGAAGCACTCAACAAGGTGCTGGCTGCCGAAGTCGCCTTGCGCGACCTGGCCACCCAGTTCGGCTCACCGCACTGA
- the recG gene encoding ATP-dependent DNA helicase RecG — MSELSTVSVTDLKGVGAALAEKLAKVGLETLQDILFHLPLRYQDRTRIVPIGALRPGQDAVVEGTVSGADVVMGKRRSLLVRLSDGSGTLSLRFYHFSNAQKEGLKRGTQVRCYGEIRPGSSGLEIYHPEYRALTGDEPPAVEQTLTPIYPTTEGLTQQRLRQLSEQALARLGPHSLPDWLPRELAKEYALAPLDQAIRYLHRPPPDADLEELAEGRHWAQHRLAFEELLTHQLSMQRLRESARAQQAPSLPVAKRLPQQFLDNLGFKPTGAQQRVGAEIAYDLSQHEPMLRLVQGDVGAGKTVVAAFAALQAIEAGYQVALMAPTEILAEQHFINFTRWLQPLGLETAWLAGKLKGKARVAALEQIAAGAPMVVGTHALFQDEVRFRNLALAIIDEQHRFGVQQRLALRQKGVGGRLSPHQLIMTATPIPRTLAMSAYADLDTSILDELPPGRTPVNTVLVADSRRFEVVERVRSACNEGRQAYWVCTLIEESEELTCQAAQTTYEDLSAALVGQRVGLIHGRMKPAEKAAVMDQFKQGHLQLLVATTVIEVGVDVPNASLMIIENPERLGLAQLHQLRGRVGRGSAASHCVLLYHPPLSQIGRERLGIMRETCDGFIIAEKDLELRGPGEMLGTRQTGLLQFKVADLMRDADLLPAVRDAAQALQEQWPQHVSPLLERWLRHGQQYGQV; from the coding sequence ATGAGCGAGCTGTCGACGGTTTCCGTTACCGACCTCAAGGGCGTTGGCGCGGCCCTGGCGGAAAAGCTCGCCAAGGTCGGCCTGGAGACCCTGCAGGACATCCTCTTCCACCTGCCGCTGCGCTACCAGGACCGCACCCGCATAGTGCCCATCGGCGCCCTGCGCCCCGGCCAGGATGCCGTGGTCGAGGGCACGGTTTCCGGCGCCGACGTGGTGATGGGCAAGCGCCGCAGCCTGCTGGTGCGCCTGAGCGACGGCAGCGGCACCCTGAGCCTGCGCTTCTACCATTTCAGCAACGCCCAGAAAGAAGGCCTCAAGCGCGGCACCCAGGTGCGCTGCTATGGGGAGATCCGCCCCGGCTCGTCGGGCCTGGAAATCTATCATCCCGAATACCGCGCGCTGACCGGCGACGAACCGCCGGCGGTGGAACAGACGCTGACACCGATCTACCCGACCACCGAAGGCCTGACCCAGCAGCGCCTGCGCCAGCTCAGCGAACAGGCGCTGGCGCGCCTCGGCCCGCACAGTCTGCCGGACTGGCTGCCTCGGGAGCTGGCCAAGGAATACGCCCTGGCACCGCTGGATCAGGCGATTCGCTACCTGCATCGCCCGCCTCCGGACGCCGACCTGGAAGAGCTCGCCGAAGGCCGCCACTGGGCCCAGCACCGGCTGGCCTTCGAGGAACTGCTGACCCATCAGCTGTCGATGCAGCGCCTGCGCGAAAGCGCCCGCGCCCAGCAGGCGCCCTCGCTGCCGGTCGCCAAGCGCCTGCCGCAGCAGTTTCTCGATAACCTCGGCTTCAAGCCCACCGGCGCCCAGCAGCGGGTCGGCGCGGAGATCGCCTACGACCTCAGCCAGCACGAGCCGATGCTGCGCCTGGTGCAGGGCGACGTCGGCGCCGGCAAGACGGTGGTGGCCGCCTTCGCGGCGCTGCAGGCCATCGAGGCCGGCTACCAGGTGGCGCTGATGGCGCCTACCGAGATTCTCGCCGAGCAGCACTTCATCAACTTCACCCGCTGGCTGCAGCCCCTGGGCCTGGAGACCGCCTGGCTGGCCGGCAAGCTCAAGGGCAAGGCGCGGGTGGCGGCCCTGGAACAGATCGCCGCCGGCGCGCCGATGGTGGTCGGCACCCACGCGCTGTTCCAGGACGAGGTGCGCTTTCGCAACCTGGCCCTGGCGATCATCGACGAGCAGCATCGCTTTGGCGTGCAACAGCGCCTGGCCCTGCGCCAGAAAGGCGTGGGCGGCCGGCTCAGCCCGCACCAGCTGATCATGACCGCCACGCCCATCCCGCGCACCCTGGCGATGAGCGCCTACGCCGACCTGGACACCTCGATCCTCGACGAACTGCCCCCTGGCCGTACGCCGGTGAACACCGTGCTGGTCGCCGACAGCCGCCGCTTCGAGGTGGTCGAGCGGGTGCGCTCGGCCTGCAACGAGGGCCGCCAGGCCTACTGGGTGTGCACGCTGATCGAGGAATCCGAGGAACTGACCTGCCAGGCGGCGCAAACCACCTACGAGGACCTGTCGGCCGCGCTGGTCGGCCAGCGGGTCGGGCTGATCCACGGGCGCATGAAGCCGGCCGAAAAGGCTGCGGTGATGGATCAGTTCAAACAGGGCCACCTGCAGCTGCTGGTGGCCACCACGGTGATCGAAGTGGGCGTCGACGTGCCCAATGCCAGCCTGATGATCATCGAGAACCCCGAACGCCTCGGCCTGGCCCAGTTGCACCAGCTGCGAGGCCGGGTCGGCCGTGGCAGCGCGGCCAGCCACTGCGTGCTGCTCTACCACCCGCCACTGTCGCAGATCGGCCGCGAGCGACTGGGCATCATGCGCGAAACCTGTGACGGCTTCATCATCGCGGAGAAGGATCTGGAGCTGCGCGGGCCCGGAGAAATGCTCGGCACTCGACAAACCGGCCTGTTGCAGTTCAAGGTAGCCGATCTGATGCGTGACGCCGACCTGCTGCCGGCGGTACGCGATGCCGCCCAGGCGCTGCAGGAGCAATGGCCGCAGCATGTCAGCCCGCTGCTGGAGCGCTGGCTGCGCCACGGGCAACAATATGGGCAAGTGTGA
- a CDS encoding hydrogen peroxide-inducible genes activator — MTLTELRYIVTLAQEQHFGRAAERCHVSQPTLSVGVKKLEDELGVLIFERSKSAVRLTPVGEGIVTQAQKVLEQAQGIRELAQAGKNQLAAPLKIGAIYTVGPYLFPHLIPQLHRVATQMPLYIEENFTHVLRDKLRTGELDAIIVALPFQEADVLTLPLYDEPFYALLPADHPWTAMQTIDTKLLNDKSLLLLGEGHCFRDQVLEACPTLRKGEENAKHTTVESSSLETIRHMVASGLGVSILPFSAVDSHHYAPGVIEVRPLSPPAPFRTVAIAWRASFPRPKAIEVLADSIRLCSVAKPLPRNA, encoded by the coding sequence ATGACCCTCACCGAACTGCGCTATATCGTGACGCTCGCCCAGGAACAGCACTTCGGCCGTGCCGCGGAGCGTTGTCACGTCAGCCAGCCCACGCTGTCGGTTGGCGTGAAGAAGCTCGAGGACGAGCTCGGCGTGCTGATCTTCGAGCGCAGCAAGAGCGCCGTGCGCCTGACCCCCGTCGGCGAAGGCATTGTCACCCAGGCGCAGAAGGTGCTGGAACAGGCCCAGGGCATTCGCGAACTGGCCCAGGCTGGCAAGAACCAGCTAGCGGCACCGTTGAAGATCGGTGCCATCTACACCGTAGGCCCGTACCTGTTCCCTCATCTGATCCCGCAGCTGCATCGTGTGGCCACCCAGATGCCGCTGTACATCGAGGAAAACTTCACCCACGTGCTGCGCGACAAGCTGCGCACCGGCGAGCTGGACGCGATCATCGTCGCCCTGCCGTTCCAGGAAGCCGACGTGCTGACCCTGCCGCTGTACGACGAGCCTTTCTATGCGCTGCTGCCGGCGGACCACCCGTGGACGGCCATGCAGACCATCGACACCAAGCTGCTCAACGACAAGAGCCTGCTGCTGCTCGGCGAGGGTCACTGCTTCCGTGACCAGGTGCTGGAGGCCTGCCCGACGCTGCGCAAGGGCGAAGAAAACGCCAAGCACACCACGGTGGAATCCAGTTCCCTGGAAACCATTCGCCATATGGTCGCCTCGGGGCTGGGTGTATCGATCCTGCCGTTCTCGGCGGTCGACAGTCATCACTACGCGCCCGGCGTGATCGAAGTCCGCCCGCTCAGCCCACCGGCGCCGTTCCGCACCGTGGCCATCGCCTGGCGCGCCAGTTTCCCGCGCCCCAAGGCCATCGAGGTGCTGGCCGACTCCATCCGCCTGTGCTCGGTCGCCAAGCCACTGCCGCGTAACGCCTGA
- a CDS encoding energy transducer TonB yields MKKSSRTFSWVASLVIVIGLHVGLFLWAMYWQPQATPIELPPPAAMIVELEPLPPAAPKPAPPPPPEVVPEEPEPQPKIAEAPKPTLAVTPPKPKPKPKPPKPKPPEPKPPEPQEQPPAEAPPAPPAPAEAKPAAPQQAPVSSPSKAERTWQSELLAHLAKYKRYPEDARRRGLEGVNRLRFVVDADGKVLSYTLVGKSSSASLDRATLQMIRRAQPLPKPPAEVLNNGSIEIVAPFIYSLERGRGR; encoded by the coding sequence ATGAAGAAATCCAGCCGCACGTTCTCCTGGGTCGCCAGCCTGGTCATCGTGATTGGGCTGCACGTCGGCCTGTTCCTCTGGGCCATGTACTGGCAGCCCCAGGCGACGCCCATCGAGCTGCCGCCACCGGCGGCGATGATCGTCGAGCTGGAGCCCTTGCCGCCAGCCGCGCCCAAGCCTGCACCGCCGCCGCCACCGGAAGTGGTGCCGGAGGAGCCAGAGCCGCAGCCGAAAATCGCCGAAGCGCCGAAGCCCACGCTGGCGGTCACGCCGCCCAAGCCGAAGCCCAAGCCGAAGCCGCCGAAACCCAAGCCGCCCGAGCCCAAACCACCGGAGCCCCAGGAGCAGCCGCCAGCAGAAGCGCCGCCGGCACCGCCCGCCCCGGCCGAAGCCAAGCCGGCAGCGCCGCAGCAGGCGCCGGTCAGTTCGCCGAGCAAGGCGGAAAGAACCTGGCAGAGCGAGCTGCTGGCTCACCTGGCCAAATACAAGCGTTACCCCGAAGACGCGCGCCGCCGCGGCCTCGAGGGGGTCAATCGCCTGCGCTTCGTAGTCGATGCCGACGGTAAGGTGCTGTCCTACACGCTGGTCGGCAAGTCCAGCAGCGCGTCGCTGGATCGCGCCACGCTGCAGATGATTCGTCGCGCCCAGCCGCTGCCCAAGCCACCGGCGGAAGTGCTCAACAACGGCAGCATCGAGATCGTCGCACCCTTCATCTACTCGCTGGAGCGCGGCCGCGGCCGCTGA
- the exbD gene encoding TonB system transport protein ExbD gives MGLHLNENGGDDLQENHEINVTPFIDVMLVLLIIFMVAAPLATVDVKIDLPASSAKPAPRPEKPIYLSIKEDKKLFLDNDEVQPAMLGAALDKLTQNDKEKTIFVRGDKGVEYGDLMEVMDTLRGTGYLKIGLVGLETVGAQ, from the coding sequence ATGGGGCTTCATCTCAACGAAAACGGCGGCGACGATCTCCAGGAAAACCACGAGATCAACGTCACGCCCTTCATCGACGTCATGCTGGTGCTGCTGATCATCTTCATGGTCGCCGCGCCACTGGCCACCGTCGACGTTAAGATCGACCTGCCCGCCTCCAGCGCCAAACCGGCGCCGCGACCGGAAAAGCCGATCTACCTGAGCATCAAGGAAGACAAGAAGCTGTTTCTGGACAACGACGAGGTACAGCCGGCCATGCTCGGCGCCGCGCTCGACAAGCTGACCCAGAACGACAAGGAAAAGACCATCTTCGTACGGGGTGACAAGGGCGTCGAATATGGCGACCTGATGGAAGTCATGGACACCCTGCGCGGTACCGGTTACCTGAAGATCGGCCTGGTGGGCCTGGAGACGGTCGGCGCGCAATGA
- the exbB gene encoding tonB-system energizer ExbB — MYQGADVVVKSVMIGLVLASILTWTIWIAKTIELVTARRRLRREIVELKGARSLAQASDQARAKHSFSEILIEDAREELKLSASSREKEGIKERVSFRLERLVGACGRDMSKGTGVLATIGSTAPFVGLFGTVWGIMNSFIGIAKTQTTNLAVVAPGIAEALLATALGLVAAIPAVIIYNAFSRSISAYKAQVADASAQVLLLVSRDLDMQPGHDRAQPPHVVKVG; from the coding sequence ATGTACCAGGGCGCCGACGTGGTGGTCAAAAGCGTGATGATCGGCCTGGTGCTGGCCTCGATCCTCACCTGGACCATCTGGATCGCCAAGACCATCGAGCTGGTGACAGCGCGCCGCCGCCTGCGCCGCGAGATCGTCGAGCTCAAGGGTGCGCGCAGCCTGGCCCAGGCCAGCGACCAGGCCCGCGCCAAGCACAGCTTCAGCGAAATCCTCATCGAGGACGCCCGCGAAGAGCTGAAGCTCTCGGCCAGCAGCCGCGAGAAGGAAGGCATCAAGGAACGCGTCAGCTTCCGCCTCGAGCGCCTGGTCGGCGCCTGCGGCCGCGACATGAGCAAGGGCACCGGGGTGCTCGCCACCATCGGCTCCACCGCGCCCTTCGTCGGCCTGTTCGGTACCGTATGGGGCATCATGAACAGTTTCATCGGCATCGCCAAAACCCAGACCACCAACCTCGCGGTGGTCGCCCCCGGCATCGCCGAAGCCTTGCTGGCCACCGCACTGGGCCTGGTCGCGGCGATTCCGGCGGTGATCATCTACAACGCCTTCTCGCGCTCGATCAGTGCCTACAAGGCCCAGGTCGCCGATGCCTCGGCCCAGGTGCTGCTGCTGGTGAGCCGCGACCTGGACATGCAGCCGGGCCATGATCGCGCCCAGCCGCCTCACGTGGTCAAGGTGGGTTAA
- a CDS encoding SDR family oxidoreductase — protein sequence MSKVAEALIAGCGDVGSRLAMRLRNAGWQVHGMRRSVSELPAGIVPVAGDLHQADCPGQWPRGALDYLVYSAAATEHDEAGYRQAYVDGLRHVLGWLQARGQRPRRLIFVSSSGVYGQIGGEWVDETSPAEAQSYSGRIMREAEQVAWSSGVPATVLRLTGIYGPGREWLLRQVRMGYRVAVEPPLFGNRIHVDDAAGLLAFLLQADLAGKALDDCYIGVDDEPAPLHEVVCWLREQLGVQHWAEDSAVRRSGSKRCSNARARALGWAPQHPSYREGYAAVLQGS from the coding sequence ATGAGTAAAGTTGCAGAGGCGCTGATCGCCGGTTGTGGCGATGTGGGTAGCCGGCTGGCTATGCGGCTGCGTAACGCGGGTTGGCAGGTCCACGGCATGCGTCGCAGCGTGTCGGAACTGCCCGCAGGCATCGTGCCGGTGGCCGGCGATCTGCACCAGGCGGATTGTCCCGGCCAGTGGCCCCGCGGTGCGCTGGATTACCTGGTGTACAGCGCAGCTGCCACCGAGCATGACGAGGCGGGCTATCGGCAGGCCTACGTCGATGGGCTGCGCCATGTGCTGGGCTGGCTGCAGGCCCGTGGGCAGCGGCCCAGGCGACTGATTTTCGTCTCCAGCAGCGGCGTATATGGCCAGATAGGGGGCGAATGGGTCGACGAGACGTCGCCCGCCGAGGCGCAGAGCTATTCCGGGCGGATCATGCGCGAGGCCGAGCAGGTGGCCTGGAGCAGCGGGGTGCCGGCCACCGTGCTGCGCCTGACGGGCATCTACGGACCCGGCCGTGAATGGCTGCTCAGGCAGGTACGCATGGGCTATCGGGTGGCGGTGGAGCCGCCGCTGTTCGGTAACCGTATCCATGTCGACGATGCGGCCGGGTTGCTGGCCTTTCTGTTGCAGGCCGATCTGGCGGGCAAGGCGCTGGACGATTGCTATATCGGCGTGGACGACGAGCCGGCGCCACTGCATGAAGTGGTCTGCTGGCTGCGCGAGCAACTCGGGGTCCAGCACTGGGCCGAGGATTCGGCGGTGCGCCGTTCCGGCAGCAAGCGCTGCAGCAATGCCCGGGCCCGGGCGCTGGGTTGGGCGCCGCAGCATCCCAGTTATCGCGAGGGCTATGCCGCGGTGCTGCAGGGCAGCTGA